Proteins encoded by one window of Pseudomonas sp. PSKL.D1:
- a CDS encoding exodeoxyribonuclease III yields MRIISVNVNGIQAAAERGLLSWLQAQNADVICLQDTRASAFELDDPAFQLDGYFLYACDAEVPAQGGVALYSRMQPKAVITGLGFETADRYGRYLQADFDKVSIATLLLPSGMNGDEDLNQKFKLMDDFGKYLDKQRRKRREYIYCGSFYVAQQKLDIKNWRDSQQSPGFLPPERAWMDAITGDMGYVDALREVSREGDQYSWWPDNEQAEMLNLGYRFDYQILTPGLRRFVRNARLPRQPRFSQHAPLIVDYDWTLTI; encoded by the coding sequence CTGCAGCCGAGCGCGGATTGCTCAGCTGGCTGCAAGCCCAGAATGCCGACGTCATCTGCCTTCAGGATACCCGCGCCTCGGCCTTTGAACTCGACGACCCAGCTTTCCAGCTCGATGGCTATTTCCTTTATGCCTGCGACGCAGAAGTACCCGCCCAAGGTGGCGTGGCACTGTACTCGCGCATGCAGCCCAAGGCAGTCATCACCGGCCTGGGCTTCGAGACAGCCGACCGCTACGGGCGTTATCTGCAAGCAGATTTCGACAAAGTGAGTATTGCCACCTTGCTGCTGCCTTCGGGCATGAACGGCGACGAAGACTTGAACCAGAAATTCAAGTTGATGGACGACTTCGGCAAATACCTGGACAAGCAGCGCCGTAAACGTCGCGAATACATTTATTGCGGCTCGTTCTACGTGGCGCAGCAGAAGCTGGACATCAAAAACTGGCGTGACAGCCAGCAGTCTCCAGGCTTCCTGCCACCAGAGCGTGCCTGGATGGATGCAATTACCGGCGACATGGGCTATGTGGATGCCCTGCGCGAGGTCAGCCGTGAAGGCGACCAGTACAGCTGGTGGCCGGATAATGAACAAGCAGAAATGCTCAACCTGGGCTATCGGTTCGACTACCAGATCCTGACCCCAGGCCTGCGCCGCTTCGTGCGCAACGCCCGTCTGCCGCGCCAGCCGCGCTTCTCGCAGCATGCGCCGCTGATTGTCGACTACGATTGGACGTTGACGATCTGA
- the rph gene encoding ribonuclease PH: MKRPSGRAADQLRSIRLTRNYTKHAEGSVLVEFGDTKVICTVSVENGVPRFLKGQGQGWLTAEYGMLPRSTGERNQREASRGKQGGRTLEIQRLIGRSLRAALDMSKLGDITLYVDCDVIQADGGTRTASITGAMVALCDALAVIKKRGGLKAGNPLKHMIAAVSVGMYQGEAVLDLDYLEDSAAETDLNVVMTSAGGFIEVQGTAEGAPFQPEDFNAMLALAQKGMNEIFELQQAALAD, encoded by the coding sequence ATGAAACGTCCAAGTGGTCGCGCCGCCGATCAGCTCCGCTCGATCCGCCTCACCCGCAACTACACCAAGCACGCCGAAGGGTCGGTACTGGTCGAGTTCGGTGACACCAAGGTCATCTGCACGGTCAGTGTCGAGAACGGTGTGCCGCGCTTCCTCAAAGGCCAGGGCCAAGGCTGGCTGACCGCCGAATACGGCATGCTGCCGCGCTCCACCGGCGAACGTAACCAGCGTGAAGCCAGCCGTGGCAAGCAGGGTGGCCGTACCCTGGAAATCCAGCGCCTGATCGGCCGCTCGCTGCGCGCCGCGCTGGACATGAGCAAGCTGGGCGACATCACCTTGTACGTCGATTGCGACGTGATCCAGGCCGACGGCGGCACCCGCACGGCGTCCATCACCGGTGCCATGGTCGCCCTGTGCGACGCCCTGGCGGTGATCAAGAAACGTGGCGGCCTGAAGGCTGGCAACCCGCTCAAGCACATGATTGCCGCTGTTTCGGTGGGTATGTATCAGGGCGAGGCAGTGCTGGACCTGGACTACCTGGAAGATTCCGCAGCCGAAACCGACCTGAACGTGGTCATGACCAGTGCCGGTGGTTTCATCGAGGTGCAGGGTACTGCTGAAGGTGCGCCGTTCCAGCCTGAAGACTTCAATGCGATGTTGGCATTGGCGCAGAAGGGCATGAACGAGATCTTCGAATTGCAGCAGGCAGCTTTGGCTGATTGA
- a CDS encoding YicC/YloC family endoribonuclease has translation MVHSMTAFARVERAGSQGTLVWELRSVNHRYLEPHLRLPDALRDLEGAVREGLRQGLSRGKVECTLRLHEDSNGKPLKVDHERAAQLVAAAEQVAGLIKQPAALNPLEVLSWPGVLVADTSDPQALNAEAVALFDEALAELKAGRLREGQELARLINERLDSIATEVTTLRGLVPQMLAAQRQKIIDRFGDLKAELDPQRLEQEMVLLAQKSDVAEELDRLSTHVNEVRRVLKSGGAAGRRLDFLMQELNREANTLGSKAFDPRSTQAAVNLKVLIEQMREQVQNIE, from the coding sequence ATGGTGCACAGCATGACCGCTTTTGCTCGTGTCGAGCGCGCAGGCAGCCAAGGCACCCTGGTTTGGGAGCTGCGCTCGGTCAACCACCGCTACCTTGAGCCCCACCTGCGCCTGCCCGACGCCCTGCGCGACCTAGAAGGCGCAGTGCGTGAGGGCCTGCGCCAAGGCCTGTCGCGCGGCAAGGTCGAATGCACCCTGCGCTTGCACGAAGACAGCAATGGCAAGCCATTGAAGGTCGACCACGAGCGGGCAGCGCAACTGGTCGCCGCGGCAGAACAAGTCGCAGGCCTGATCAAGCAGCCGGCAGCGCTCAACCCGCTGGAAGTGCTGTCCTGGCCGGGCGTACTGGTGGCTGATACCAGCGACCCTCAAGCACTGAACGCAGAAGCCGTGGCGCTGTTCGACGAGGCCCTGGCAGAGCTCAAGGCCGGGCGCCTGCGCGAAGGCCAGGAACTGGCCAGGCTGATCAATGAGCGCCTGGACAGCATCGCCACAGAGGTCACCACCCTGCGCGGCCTTGTCCCGCAGATGCTGGCCGCCCAACGGCAGAAGATTATCGACCGCTTTGGCGACCTCAAGGCAGAGCTCGACCCCCAACGCCTTGAGCAGGAAATGGTCTTGCTGGCCCAGAAGAGCGACGTCGCCGAAGAGCTCGACCGACTCAGCACCCACGTGAACGAAGTGCGGCGGGTGCTCAAGTCCGGCGGTGCTGCCGGGCGGCGCCTGGACTTCCTGATGCAGGAGCTGAACCGCGAGGCCAACACCCTGGGCTCCAAGGCCTTCGACCCACGCAGCACGCAAGCGGCGGTCAACCTGAAGGTGCTGATCGAACAGATGCGTGAACAAGTACAGAACATCGAGTAA
- the gmk gene encoding guanylate kinase — MNHSSGTLYIVSAPSGAGKTSLVNALIKDDGHVSVSVSHTTRSKRPGEEHGVNYHFVSHDEFKALIAQNDFLEHAEVFGNFYGTSRSALQQVLDQGNDLILEIDWQGARQVRELMPEARSIFILPPSQEALRHRLDNRGQDSEEIIAGRMKEAVSEMEHYDEYEYVIINDNFADALEELKAVFRSNRLLLKKQQQRNGELLKDLLS, encoded by the coding sequence ATGAATCACAGCAGCGGCACCCTTTACATCGTTTCGGCACCATCAGGCGCCGGCAAGACCAGCCTGGTCAATGCCCTGATCAAGGATGATGGGCACGTCAGCGTCTCGGTTTCGCACACCACCCGCAGCAAGCGCCCGGGCGAAGAGCATGGCGTGAACTACCACTTCGTCAGCCACGATGAGTTCAAGGCACTGATTGCCCAGAACGATTTCCTGGAGCATGCCGAAGTGTTCGGCAACTTCTACGGCACCTCGCGCAGCGCGCTGCAGCAGGTGCTGGACCAAGGCAATGACCTGATCCTGGAAATCGACTGGCAAGGTGCACGCCAGGTTCGCGAGCTGATGCCGGAAGCACGCTCGATCTTCATCTTGCCGCCCAGCCAGGAAGCCCTGCGCCACCGCTTGGACAACCGCGGGCAGGACAGTGAAGAAATCATTGCCGGCCGCATGAAGGAAGCGGTCAGCGAAATGGAGCACTACGACGAGTATGAGTACGTCATCATCAATGACAACTTTGCCGATGCGCTGGAGGAGTTGAAGGCGGTGTTCCGTTCGAACCGTCTGCTACTGAAGAAACAGCAACAGCGTAACGGTGAACTGCTGAAAGACTTGCTCTCCTGA
- a CDS encoding APC family permease, translated as MSNYTEAGRPPDAADSGGTQRSKGLAKGRLGLLASVVLGISTIAPVYTLTGALGPTVREVGAHLPAVFIVGFLPMLLVALGYRELNSAEPDSGTSFTWSARAFGPMIGWIGGWGLVVATTIVLSNLAGVAVDFFYLFLAQITGNHELAALADNLLVNITTCCVFIALAVWICCRGMTTTMTVQYGLVALQLLVLIGFAFAAFSETTAPPPLAFDLAWFNPFGVESFSAFAAGLSLSIFIFWGWDVCLTVSEESIGSEEVPGKAATWTVLLILGLYLLTAIATLQFAGISEDGLGLNNPRIQENVFAHLAGPVMGPLAILMSIAVLASTAASLQSTFVSPARTLLAMGYYGAVPQRFAEVCPRSQTPRYATICAGIAAGLFYVTMRTLSENVLADTITALGMMICFYYSLTAFACVWYFRHSLFDSLRHFFMRGLCPLVGGVILSVIFVRTAIDSASPDFGSGSHVGGLGLVFVIAAIISALGIVLMMLSRMRAPAYFLGATLRQQATLQLQE; from the coding sequence ATGAGCAATTACACAGAAGCCGGCCGCCCACCCGATGCGGCCGACTCGGGCGGTACTCAGCGCAGCAAAGGGTTGGCCAAAGGCCGCCTGGGACTGCTGGCCAGCGTAGTCCTGGGCATTTCCACCATCGCGCCGGTCTATACCTTGACCGGCGCACTGGGTCCGACCGTGCGCGAGGTCGGTGCACACCTTCCTGCAGTCTTCATCGTTGGTTTCCTGCCCATGCTGCTGGTGGCCCTCGGCTACCGCGAGTTGAATTCGGCGGAGCCAGATAGCGGTACGTCCTTTACCTGGTCGGCCCGTGCATTCGGCCCGATGATTGGCTGGATCGGAGGTTGGGGCTTGGTGGTCGCCACCACTATCGTGCTATCCAACCTGGCGGGCGTGGCGGTCGATTTCTTCTACCTCTTCCTTGCGCAGATCACCGGCAACCACGAACTGGCAGCCCTTGCGGACAATTTGCTGGTCAACATCACCACTTGTTGCGTGTTTATTGCCCTGGCGGTGTGGATCTGTTGTCGGGGCATGACCACGACCATGACAGTTCAGTATGGGCTTGTGGCCTTGCAGTTGCTGGTGCTGATCGGTTTTGCCTTTGCGGCGTTCAGTGAAACCACCGCGCCACCACCGTTGGCATTCGACCTGGCCTGGTTCAACCCGTTCGGCGTCGAGTCGTTCTCCGCCTTTGCGGCGGGGCTGTCGCTATCAATCTTCATCTTCTGGGGTTGGGATGTGTGCCTGACGGTCAGTGAAGAGTCGATCGGCAGCGAGGAGGTTCCGGGCAAGGCGGCAACCTGGACAGTGCTGTTGATCCTCGGGCTGTACCTGCTCACTGCCATCGCCACCCTGCAGTTCGCCGGGATCAGCGAAGATGGCCTGGGCCTGAATAACCCGCGCATTCAGGAAAACGTCTTTGCCCACCTGGCAGGGCCGGTAATGGGGCCTTTGGCCATTTTGATGTCGATTGCCGTGCTGGCCAGCACCGCTGCCTCGCTGCAGTCGACCTTCGTGTCGCCTGCGCGCACCCTGCTCGCCATGGGTTACTACGGTGCTGTGCCGCAGCGCTTTGCCGAAGTCTGCCCGCGTTCACAAACACCGCGTTATGCGACCATTTGTGCCGGCATTGCAGCGGGCCTGTTCTACGTGACCATGCGTACCTTGAGTGAGAACGTGCTGGCCGACACCATCACGGCGCTGGGCATGATGATCTGTTTCTACTATTCGCTGACGGCGTTTGCCTGTGTCTGGTACTTCCGCCACAGCCTGTTTGACAGCCTGCGCCACTTCTTCATGCGCGGCCTGTGCCCGCTGGTGGGTGGGGTGATCTTGTCGGTGATATTCGTGCGCACGGCCATCGACAGCGCCTCGCCGGATTTCGGCAGCGGTTCGCATGTGGGTGGGTTGGGGCTGGTGTTCGTGATTGCGGCGATCATCTCGGCACTGGGTATTGTGCTGATGATGTTGTCGCGGATGCGGGCGCCGGCGTATTTCCTGGGGGCTACCTTGCGGCAGCAAGCGACCCTGCAATTGCAGGAGTAA
- a CDS encoding gamma-glutamyl-gamma-aminobutyrate hydrolase family protein gives MSATAVPLIGVSACRQQVGKNSSHTVGDKYVEAAGFAGLPLILPARDGGSDAQALLARLDGILFTGSPSNVEPHHYNGAPSAEGTRHDLARDRLTLPLLQAAIAAGVPVFCVCRGFQELNVALGGSLHQRVQELPGYLDHREPEDAPLEVQYGPRHSVSIAPGGLFERLGLAAQFEVNSLHSQGIDRLAPGLRVEARAPDGLIEAVSMPDAPGFVLGVQWHPEWRFAENPVSLRLFEAFREACIARAAR, from the coding sequence ATGAGCGCAACTGCGGTCCCTTTGATCGGTGTCAGTGCCTGCCGCCAGCAGGTGGGGAAAAACTCGTCGCACACGGTGGGTGACAAGTACGTCGAGGCGGCCGGTTTTGCCGGGTTGCCGCTGATTTTGCCGGCCCGCGATGGGGGCAGCGACGCTCAGGCGTTGCTGGCCAGGCTCGATGGCATTCTTTTTACCGGCTCGCCTTCAAATGTCGAGCCGCATCATTACAATGGCGCCCCCAGCGCGGAAGGCACTCGGCATGACCTTGCGCGTGATCGTCTGACCTTGCCGCTGTTGCAGGCAGCCATTGCCGCAGGTGTTCCGGTGTTCTGCGTATGCCGAGGTTTTCAGGAGCTTAATGTGGCCCTGGGCGGCAGCCTGCACCAGCGGGTGCAAGAGCTACCTGGCTATCTGGACCACCGCGAACCTGAGGACGCCCCTCTTGAAGTGCAATATGGCCCTCGTCATTCCGTCAGCATTGCGCCTGGCGGGTTGTTCGAGCGCCTGGGTCTGGCTGCGCAGTTCGAGGTCAACTCGCTGCACAGCCAGGGCATCGACCGCCTGGCCCCGGGCCTGCGCGTCGAAGCACGGGCCCCGGATGGCCTGATCGAAGCGGTGTCCATGCCTGATGCGCCGGGCTTTGTGCTTGGCGTGCAGTGGCACCCGGAATGGCGTTTCGCCGAAAACCCGGTCTCCTTGCGCCTTTTCGAGGCGTTTCGCGAGGCCTGCATTGCCCGTGCTGCACGGTAG
- a CDS encoding glutamine synthetase family protein — translation MTSVTPCASSSSEMNEFLQAHPDTQYVDLLISDMNGVVRGKRIERASLHKVYEKGINLPASLFALDINGSTVESTGLGLDIGDADRICYPIPGTLSDEPWQKRPTAQLLMTMHELDGQPFFADPREVLRQVVSKFDAMGLDICAAFELEFYLIDQDNLNGRPQPPRSPISGKRPQSTQVYLIDDLDEYADCLQDMLEAAKEQGLPADAIVKESAPAQFEVNLHHVADPMKACDYAILLKRLIKNVAYDHEMDTTFMAKPYPGQAGNGLHVHISLLDKKTGKNIFACDDPLQSDTLRHAIGGVLETMPASMAFLCPNINSYRRFGAQFYVPNAPSWGLDNRTVAVRVPTDSSENVRIEHRVAGADANPYLMLASILAGIHHGLTNKVEPEAPIEGNSYEQLEQSLPNNLRDALRALDDSEVLNQYISPDYIDIFVACKESELAEFEVSISDLEYNWYLHTV, via the coding sequence ATGACGTCGGTCACCCCGTGCGCCAGTTCCTCCAGCGAGATGAATGAGTTTCTTCAGGCTCATCCCGACACTCAGTACGTGGATCTGCTGATCTCCGACATGAACGGCGTGGTGCGCGGCAAGCGCATCGAGCGGGCCAGCCTGCACAAGGTGTACGAAAAGGGGATCAACCTGCCGGCGTCGTTGTTTGCACTGGACATCAACGGTTCGACCGTCGAGAGCACCGGCCTGGGCCTGGACATCGGTGATGCCGACCGCATCTGCTACCCGATCCCCGGTACCTTGTCCGACGAGCCATGGCAGAAGCGCCCGACCGCCCAGCTGTTGATGACCATGCACGAACTGGATGGCCAGCCGTTTTTCGCCGACCCGCGCGAAGTGCTGCGCCAGGTGGTGAGCAAGTTCGACGCCATGGGCCTGGATATCTGCGCCGCGTTCGAGCTTGAGTTCTACCTGATTGACCAGGACAACCTCAACGGTCGGCCACAGCCTCCGCGCTCACCGATTTCCGGCAAGCGCCCGCAGTCGACCCAGGTGTACCTCATCGACGACCTCGACGAATACGCCGATTGCCTGCAAGACATGCTTGAGGCGGCAAAAGAGCAGGGCTTGCCGGCCGATGCCATCGTCAAGGAAAGCGCACCCGCCCAGTTTGAAGTCAACTTGCACCACGTTGCCGACCCGATGAAGGCCTGCGACTACGCGATCCTGCTCAAGCGCCTGATCAAAAACGTCGCCTATGACCATGAAATGGACACAACCTTCATGGCCAAGCCTTACCCGGGCCAGGCGGGTAACGGCCTGCACGTGCACATTTCGCTGCTGGACAAGAAAACCGGCAAGAACATCTTTGCCTGCGACGACCCGCTGCAAAGCGACACCCTGCGCCATGCCATCGGCGGCGTACTGGAAACCATGCCGGCTTCCATGGCCTTCCTGTGCCCGAACATCAACTCTTACCGCCGCTTCGGGGCACAGTTCTATGTGCCCAACGCACCAAGCTGGGGGTTGGACAACCGCACCGTGGCCGTTCGCGTCCCCACCGACAGCAGTGAAAACGTGCGTATCGAACACCGTGTGGCGGGTGCCGATGCCAACCCTTATCTGATGCTCGCCTCGATCCTCGCCGGCATCCACCACGGCCTGACCAACAAGGTCGAGCCCGAGGCGCCAATCGAGGGCAATTCGTACGAGCAATTGGAACAAAGCCTGCCGAACAACCTGCGCGATGCCCTGCGGGCGCTGGACGACAGCGAAGTCCTTAACCAATACATCAGCCCGGACTACATCGATATCTTCGTGGCCTGCAAGGAAAGTGAGCTGGCCGAATTCGAAGTCTCGATCTCCGACCTTGAGTACAACTGGTACCTGCACACGGTGTAA
- a CDS encoding LysR family transcriptional regulator has translation MQYQITHADLSLVLALERGRSLAKAAELLKVDVSTVFRSIRRLESALGTALFVKSRKGYLPTDTAQALAEQAERAEQALDAARIAMSSGEQVVSGTVRVTCTEAVMHSLLLPALAAFMPNYPALSLEMGTSNTFANLSRRDADIALRLTNTPPEHLVGRCLGSTSYVICGQPQWRERLAESVGSVPWIAPDDSMQDHPTVVWRNQQHPGLSPRYLCSSMSTIAQLVSTGMGVAALPDYMVDALPGVDALSGPLPGCDTQLWLLTRPDCRALRSVQTLFEELTPRLRDAML, from the coding sequence ATGCAATATCAGATTACTCACGCCGACCTCTCTCTGGTTCTGGCTCTGGAGCGCGGGCGCTCGCTGGCAAAGGCTGCCGAACTGCTCAAGGTGGACGTTTCAACCGTTTTCCGGTCAATTCGCCGGCTTGAATCGGCACTTGGCACGGCCCTGTTCGTGAAGAGCCGCAAGGGCTACCTGCCGACCGACACCGCCCAAGCCTTGGCCGAACAGGCCGAACGCGCCGAACAGGCGCTGGATGCGGCACGCATCGCAATGAGCAGCGGTGAGCAAGTGGTCAGCGGCACGGTACGCGTCACCTGCACCGAAGCGGTAATGCATAGCCTGCTTCTGCCGGCGCTGGCGGCTTTCATGCCGAACTACCCCGCCCTTTCACTGGAAATGGGCACCTCCAACACGTTTGCCAACCTTAGCCGCCGCGATGCCGACATCGCGCTGCGCTTGACCAACACGCCCCCCGAACACTTGGTCGGGCGCTGCCTGGGCTCTACGTCTTACGTGATCTGCGGCCAGCCACAGTGGCGTGAGCGGCTGGCCGAATCGGTCGGCAGTGTGCCCTGGATCGCTCCGGACGATTCGATGCAGGACCACCCTACTGTGGTCTGGCGTAACCAACAGCATCCGGGCCTGAGCCCGCGCTACCTGTGCAGCAGCATGTCTACCATCGCTCAGCTGGTAAGCACCGGCATGGGCGTTGCCGCGCTGCCTGACTACATGGTCGATGCCTTGCCGGGAGTTGATGCGCTCAGCGGGCCGCTGCCGGGGTGCGATACACAGCTATGGCTGCTGACCCGGCCGGATTGCCGGGCTTTGCGTTCGGTGCAGACGCTGTTCGAGGAACTGACGCCGCGGTTGCGGGACGCCATGTTGTGA
- the rpoZ gene encoding DNA-directed RNA polymerase subunit omega, translating to MARVTVEDCLEHVDNRFELVMLSTKRARQLATGGKEPRVAWENDKPTVVALREIAEGIVTPEFIAAEEIVTEDPVFAAFEDESNEAV from the coding sequence ATGGCCCGCGTAACTGTTGAAGACTGCCTGGAACACGTGGATAACCGTTTTGAGCTGGTCATGCTCTCGACCAAGCGCGCCCGTCAGCTGGCTACCGGCGGCAAAGAGCCGCGCGTAGCGTGGGAAAACGACAAACCGACCGTGGTCGCCCTGCGCGAAATCGCCGAAGGTATCGTCACCCCTGAGTTCATCGCCGCCGAAGAGATCGTCACCGAGGATCCGGTCTTCGCCGCGTTCGAGGACGAGTCCAACGAGGCTGTCTGA
- the spoT gene encoding bifunctional GTP diphosphokinase/guanosine-3',5'-bis pyrophosphate 3'-pyrophosphohydrolase has protein sequence MPGIEALAERLSTYLGPEQVNLVRRAYFYAEQAHDGQRRRSGEPYVTHPLAVASILADMHMDHQSLMAAMLHDVIEDTGIAKEALCQQFGETVAELVDGVSKLTQMNFETKAEAQAENFQKMAMAMARDIRVILVKLADRLHNMRTLEVLSGEKRRRIAKETLEIYAPIANRLGMHTVRVEFEDLGFKAMHPMRSSLIHRAVKSARGNRKEIVAKIEHSLANCLAADGIEGEVSGRQKHLYGIYKKMRGKRRAFNEIMDVYAFRIIVDKVDTCYRVLGAVHNLYKPLPGRFKDYIAIPKANGYQSLHTTLFGMHGVPIEIQIRTREMEEMANNGIAAHWLYKSNDDEQPKGNHARARQWVKGILELQQRAGNSLEFIESVKIDLFPDEVYVFTPKGRIMELPKGSTAVDFAYAVHTDVGNSCIACRINRRLAPLSEPLQSGSTVEIVSAPGARPNPAWLNFVVTGKARTHIRHALKQQRRSESISLGERLLNKVLTGFDSSLEVIPQERIQGILAEYRLELIEDLLEDIGLGNRMAYVVARRLLSAEGEQLPAPEGPLAIRGTEGLVLSYAKCCTPIPGDPIVGHLSAGKGMVVHLETCRNISEIRHNPEKCVQLSWAKDISGEFNVELRVELEHQRGLIALLASSVNAADGNIEKISMDERDGRISVVQLVVSVHDRVHLARVIKKLRTLTGVVRITRMRT, from the coding sequence ATGCCGGGTATAGAAGCCTTAGCCGAACGGCTGTCGACCTATCTGGGCCCTGAACAGGTCAATCTGGTTCGCCGGGCCTATTTCTACGCTGAACAGGCACACGACGGGCAGCGCCGCCGCAGTGGCGAGCCCTACGTGACGCATCCGCTGGCCGTGGCCAGCATCCTCGCAGACATGCACATGGACCATCAGAGCCTGATGGCGGCCATGCTGCACGACGTGATCGAAGATACCGGCATCGCCAAGGAAGCCCTCTGCCAACAGTTTGGCGAGACGGTGGCCGAACTGGTGGACGGGGTCAGCAAACTGACCCAGATGAACTTCGAGACCAAGGCCGAGGCTCAGGCCGAAAACTTCCAGAAGATGGCCATGGCCATGGCACGCGACATCCGCGTGATCCTGGTCAAACTGGCCGACCGCCTGCACAACATGCGCACGCTGGAAGTGCTGTCTGGCGAAAAACGCCGACGCATCGCCAAGGAAACCCTCGAAATCTACGCCCCTATCGCCAACCGGCTGGGCATGCACACCGTGCGCGTGGAGTTCGAAGACCTTGGCTTCAAGGCCATGCACCCGATGCGTTCGTCGCTGATTCATCGCGCGGTGAAGAGTGCACGGGGCAACCGTAAAGAGATTGTCGCCAAGATCGAGCACTCGCTGGCCAACTGCCTGGCCGCCGACGGCATCGAAGGCGAAGTCAGCGGGCGTCAAAAACACCTCTATGGCATCTACAAGAAGATGCGCGGCAAGCGCCGTGCCTTCAACGAAATCATGGACGTGTACGCCTTCCGCATCATCGTCGACAAGGTAGACACCTGCTACCGCGTGCTGGGTGCGGTGCACAACCTGTACAAGCCGCTGCCCGGCCGCTTCAAGGATTACATCGCAATCCCCAAGGCCAACGGCTATCAGTCGCTGCACACCACGCTGTTCGGCATGCACGGCGTGCCCATCGAGATCCAGATCCGCACCCGCGAAATGGAAGAGATGGCCAACAACGGCATTGCCGCGCACTGGCTGTACAAATCCAACGACGATGAACAGCCCAAGGGCAACCATGCCCGTGCCCGCCAGTGGGTCAAGGGCATCCTCGAACTGCAGCAGCGTGCTGGCAACTCGCTGGAATTCATCGAGAGCGTGAAGATCGACCTGTTCCCGGACGAGGTTTATGTCTTTACGCCCAAAGGCCGGATCATGGAGCTGCCAAAAGGCTCCACCGCCGTGGACTTTGCTTATGCGGTGCATACCGACGTTGGCAACAGCTGCATCGCCTGCCGCATCAACCGCCGCCTGGCACCGCTGTCCGAACCGCTGCAAAGCGGCTCTACAGTCGAGATCGTCAGTGCCCCGGGCGCACGCCCAAACCCGGCCTGGCTCAACTTCGTGGTCACCGGCAAGGCACGTACCCATATTCGCCACGCGCTCAAACAGCAGCGTCGCTCCGAGTCGATCAGCCTGGGCGAGCGCCTGCTGAACAAGGTGCTGACCGGCTTCGACAGCAGCCTGGAGGTGATTCCACAGGAGCGTATTCAGGGCATCCTCGCCGAATACCGCCTGGAACTCATCGAAGACTTGCTCGAAGACATCGGCCTGGGCAACCGCATGGCTTATGTGGTCGCGCGACGCCTGCTGTCCGCAGAAGGCGAGCAGCTACCGGCACCGGAAGGCCCGCTGGCCATTCGCGGCACCGAAGGCTTGGTGCTCAGTTACGCCAAGTGCTGCACACCGATCCCTGGCGACCCGATCGTCGGCCACTTGTCGGCGGGCAAAGGCATGGTCGTGCACCTGGAAACCTGCCGCAACATCAGCGAAATCCGCCATAACCCGGAAAAATGCGTGCAGCTTTCCTGGGCCAAGGACATTTCCGGCGAATTCAATGTGGAGCTGCGCGTGGAGCTGGAGCACCAGCGCGGCCTCATCGCGCTGCTGGCCAGCAGCGTCAACGCCGCCGACGGCAACATCGAGAAGATCAGCATGGACGAACGCGACGGCCGTATCAGCGTTGTCCAACTGGTGGTCAGCGTGCACGACCGCGTGCACCTGGCTCGTGTGATCAAGAAGCTGCGTACGCTGACAGGTGTGGTTCGCATCACCCGCATGCGTACGTAG
- a CDS encoding RidA family protein, translating into MSKTVINSDKAPAAIGTYSQAIKAGNTVYMSGQIPLDPKTMELVEGFEAQTVQVFENLKAVAEAAGGSFKDIVKLNIFLTDLSHFAKVNEVMARYFDQPYPARAAIGVAALPKGAQVEMDAILVIE; encoded by the coding sequence ATGAGCAAGACCGTCATCAACAGCGACAAGGCCCCTGCCGCTATCGGCACTTACTCTCAGGCGATCAAGGCCGGCAACACCGTGTACATGTCGGGCCAGATCCCGCTGGACCCGAAAACCATGGAGCTGGTTGAAGGTTTCGAAGCCCAGACTGTACAGGTGTTCGAAAACCTCAAGGCCGTGGCTGAAGCCGCTGGCGGTTCCTTCAAGGACATCGTCAAGCTGAACATCTTCCTCACTGACCTGAGCCACTTCGCCAAGGTCAACGAAGTGATGGCCCGCTACTTCGACCAGCCCTACCCAGCCCGCGCCGCCATTGGCGTTGCCGCACTGCCGAAAGGCGCCCAGGTAGAAATGGACGCCATCCTGGTCATCGAATGA